In Salinibaculum sp. SYNS191, the genomic window TTCCCGTTATCGTCCATTCTTTCATAACGATCCCGTCATCCACAAGCAGATCGTCGGCGACGACGTACCAGTCGGGAAACGCCGAGCGAAGCTTGCGGAGGTACGCCTCAAATGCCTCGCGTCCGTGAAGCTTGCCCTCGGGGAGAGACGAATTGTAGAATGTGATCGACTCGGCAACTACGTCTAGCTTCGAGAAGTCTCCGTTCCACAAGTCCTCGTAGTCCTGGTACGTATTCAGCGTCTGTTCGTGCTCGGTGGTGCTGGCTTCCGCCATGGATTGACTCACCCAATTCAGATTCGGTTGCCCGGGAGGATATTACTACTCGGTGAGAGCGTTCCCAACCCTTGCGAACGTTCCCGCCTTGTGCAACGGTTGTCGGATACCACCGTGGCCCTCTCTGCTATTCCGTGTTTCTCCCGGGCCAACTATTAGATAGGATCTGACCGTATTCTCGGCATATGACAACAAATGACATGGATC contains:
- a CDS encoding ester cyclase, with amino-acid sequence MAEASTTEHEQTLNTYQDYEDLWNGDFSKLDVVAESITFYNSSLPEGKLHGREAFEAYLRKLRSAFPDWYVVADDLLVDDGIVMKEWTITGTHEGEYKGIPPTGREFEIRGMDKILVADGKVQEARLYHNPQRVSEQLGLTED